A genomic stretch from Halichoerus grypus chromosome 5, mHalGry1.hap1.1, whole genome shotgun sequence includes:
- the DMRTB1 gene encoding doublesex- and mab-3-related transcription factor B1, which yields MKADPAKLADKMLRTPKCSRCRNHGFLVPVKGHAGKCRWKQCTCEKCSLITERQKIMAAQKVLKRQASEEEPEMALGAHRPELLSGAAAAAPGSSLRQLFPLAVSGDREVGPECRVAAGFPERPPRGPSPGPSAFQPVLGGRGHVGLSERATVAVPSSVGLQLGAEAAGKGYSGRLELRRPLRPVPSPPFADFGLSLSISSDCVVGSEYLEREPSKLYPSCSNMHSYCPFPLGYQDGSPTPGIPLQRDFRHVSCSHFHGGALVPEPVGDFQPSYYPPPPPPPPPAPQPQFLPPGFLSALHFLPPLPPPPPPASFSLAVPSDTDKETADDQDQDQDAEGPEAPPREPSQPPSQEPSD from the exons ATGAAGGCAGACCCTGCCAAGCTGGCCGACAAGATGCTGCGTACCCCCAAGTGCTCGCGGTGCCGGAACCATGGTTTCCTGGTGCCGGTCAAGGGCCACGCGGGCAAGTGCCGCTGGAAGCAGTGCACCTGCGAGAAGTGCTCCCTGATCACCGAGCGCCAGAAGATTATGGCAGCGCAGAAGGTGCTCAAGAGGCAGGCCTCCGAGGAGGAGCCGGAGATGGCCCTTGGCGCGCACCGGCCGGAGCTGTTGTCTGGGGCTGCGGCCGCCGCCCCGGGCTCAAGCCTCCGCCAGCTGTTTCCGCTGGCAGTTTCGGGAGACCGGGAGGTAGGCCCGGAGTGCCGCGTGGCCGCGGGCTTCCCGGAGAGGCCCCCGCGGGGCCCGAGCCCGGGCCCGAGTGCCTTCCAGCCAGTTCTGGGCGGCCGCGGCCACGTGGGGCTGAGCGAACGAGCCACTGTAGCCGTGCCCAGTTCCGTGGGGCTCCAGCTCGGGGCGGAGGCCGCAGGCAAGGGCTACTCCGGCCGCTTGGAGCTGCGCAGGCCGCTGCGGCCCGTGCCCAGCCCGCCGTTCGCCGACTTCG GGCTCTCTCTGAGCATTAGCTCAGATTGTGTGGTGGGGTCCGAGTACCTGGAGAGAGAGCCTTCCAAGCTGTACCCCAGCTGCTCCAACATGCATTCCTACTGCCCATTCCCACTGGGCTACCAGGATGGATCCCCCACTCCGGGGATCCCCCTGCAGCGGGACTTCCGGCATGTGTCCTGCAGCCACTTCCATGGAGGAGCCTTG GTGCCCGAGCCGGTGGGAGACTTCCAGCCCAGCTACtacccgccgccgccgccgccgccgccaccagcCCCGCAGCCTCAGTTCCTCCCGCCGGGCTTCCTGTCTGCGCTCCACTTCCTGCCGCCGCTGCCACCGCCCCCGCCGCCGGCCTCCTTCTCTCTCGCTGTCCCGTCTGATACGGACAAGGAGACCGCTG ATGACCAGGACCAGGACCAGGACGCGGAGGGGCCCGAGGCGCCACCCCGTGAGCCCAGCCAGCCGCCCTCTCAGGAGCCGTCTGACTAG